CTATCCCTGGAGCCAATAAAGGCAACTGATCCAGTTTTTCCATCTGCTCGGGAGTCAGAATTGTCCTTGCGGCGATTATTATCTGCGCAGCTTTATCCAGGATCTTTTGTCTGATCGGGCTCAATTCTTTTTCCTTCTCCAAGAGCTTGGCTTCTCCGACCTTGGGGTCGGCGAAAAGTTTTCTCATCTCCAGCTGCTTCTGGAAGTAATCGTACCTGAGGTCGCGGGTCTCACGATAGAACCTGTTTCTCAGCTCCCTACATTTGTCCAGTTGGGCTCGTGTGAGACCGAGGTATGCAACGATGGGACTGGTCTCGGGTGTTGCATAGGGTATGTCCATTGTAAAAGCAGTCATGCCTCCCTGAGGAGGTGACATGGGTGTTCCCGGGACTCGCGGTGGAGGCGGTGATGACACCGGTGTTCCGCTCATGATGCCGGCTGCCGAAGGGTTGCCGGGAGGTCCCTGCGTGAACTGGCACAACGCATCAGTGCAGGCTACCCATGAGATAACTGCCAGAGCGACAAACCCAAATGCTATTCTTTCCTTCATTCTCGGCCTCCTTTGTCAATATGCGCCGTAACTCTCGTTCGCGGCTTACTTCTTGCCGGGTGATTTCGCAGAGTGTTCCGTCACCCTTCTCGCAAGGCGCTCGTTCTGTTCTAATTCTTTTTCAGACGGCAGTTCGAACAGATTCTGCATTTCTGTCAGAACCGTCCCAAGTGCCTCGGCACTGCCCCTGATTCGTTTGTAGTCTAGCAAAAAGCCTATGTAAATTTCCTCAATGGCGTTTAAAGAGATGGGCGAGTTCTTTGCCGACGACTCATCGAGAATACTTAAAACCAGTTGGTAGGCCCCAGCTTCTCCTTCGTGGAAAGGAACTTCAATGGGAAGTTTCTGCATCCGCACGTGTCTGTTCGCCTCTTCCGTGCTTTCCTTGACCATCTTCCTGACCCTGTTGCGAAAACTACGGAAATCCTGCTCCAGTTTCTGGATGTCACGACCAAGCATGGTTAGCCCTCCTTCCAGCCGCAGACATGCGCATCGTGTCCTGTCCGGCGCTCTTACAGCCTGCCACTCATAGTATCAACAGAAGTAATGTAATACCGGTTAGAAGGGAAGTCAGCAGGGCGAGCAGGTCCTGAGAATGATGAACAGGTTTCGCCCCTTTCTCAACCTCAACCAGGCTCTTGCTCTTACGCAGGCTATTGGCTTAGTAAGGGCTTGTGGCTGGTTCCTTTATCAGCCCGGTCTCTTTGAGATTCTTTTCGAGCCTTGACCAGACACGTTTCAAATAGTCGTCATAATCCTTTCCCACAATCATAATCGGCACCAGATCGAGCTTCTCCACAGCTGTTTTGACCTCTTTACTTTCCGCCGCTTTAGAGAAAGCATTCTCAAGTTTCTTGGTGACGTCAGCAGGCAAGCCCGCGGGCCCTGCGATACAAAAAACCGTTTCATTTGCGAAATCGTAGCCCAGGTCTTTCAGGGTGGGAACGTCTGCGAAATTGGGATTCCTCTTCTCTTCAGTCACGGCAAGAATCCTCATGGTGCCTGATTTTACAAAGGGCACCCACTCGGGGCCCACGGAGGCCACGTCCACGTGGCCGCCCAGGAGAGCTGTGAGTGCGTCTGCGTTTCCTTTATAGGGTACGTGGATCCATTTGATGCCATCCTGGTGTTCGACAAACGCCATCGCATGGTGCATGGCTGTGCCGATGCCTCCGGTGCCGTATTTTATCTTGTTGGGATTTTTCTTTGCGTATTCCACCAATTCCTTGAATGTTTTCCATGGAGCGTCGGCCTTCACTACGATGCCGTTGTACGGCGCGGCGTAGGCGATGAGAGGGGTAAAGCTCTTGAGGGGCTTGAAGGTCACCTTCTGCATCTGAGGAGCCCTGACCATGCCGGTACTCACACCGCCGCACAACGTATACCCATCGGGTTTCGCGTTTGCCACAAGAGCGAATGCCACAGTCCCACCACCCCCGGCTCTGTTCTCGATGACGATCGGTTTGCCCAGGATCTTTTCTGCTGCAGCCGAAATGGACCTTGAGCAGATATCGACGGAGCCTCCCGGCGCCATTGATATGTACATGGTTATCGGGCGATCCGGAAATTCGGCTTTTACACTCGCAGGAGGAGCAAGAATGATGAATGCGAAAACAGAGATCAAGCAGAAGGCCGTTGAAATGGAGTTGAAACTGTGATGCTTTTGCATAACTCCTCCTTACTCTTTGTGCAAGCGTGAAGTGTTGCTGTTTGGAACAACCTGATTTTAGGAAGCGGACGACGACTTGTCAATAGAAATAACTTCCG
Above is a window of Syntrophorhabdales bacterium DNA encoding:
- a CDS encoding tripartite tricarboxylate transporter substrate binding protein, which encodes MQKHHSFNSISTAFCLISVFAFIILAPPASVKAEFPDRPITMYISMAPGGSVDICSRSISAAAEKILGKPIVIENRAGGGGTVAFALVANAKPDGYTLCGGVSTGMVRAPQMQKVTFKPLKSFTPLIAYAAPYNGIVVKADAPWKTFKELVEYAKKNPNKIKYGTGGIGTAMHHAMAFVEHQDGIKWIHVPYKGNADALTALLGGHVDVASVGPEWVPFVKSGTMRILAVTEEKRNPNFADVPTLKDLGYDFANETVFCIAGPAGLPADVTKKLENAFSKAAESKEVKTAVEKLDLVPIMIVGKDYDDYLKRVWSRLEKNLKETGLIKEPATSPY
- a CDS encoding periplasmic heavy metal sensor, whose product is MKERIAFGFVALAVISWVACTDALCQFTQGPPGNPSAAGIMSGTPVSSPPPPRVPGTPMSPPQGGMTAFTMDIPYATPETSPIVAYLGLTRAQLDKCRELRNRFYRETRDLRYDYFQKQLEMRKLFADPKVGEAKLLEKEKELSPIRQKILDKAAQIIIAARTILTPEQMEKLDQLPLLAPGIGISPDLGFLSGDVSMGSGE